The genomic DNA TTCTCGTAGGGCACCTGGGAGAAGGCCTCGTCCGGATCCACGCCCGTCAGGTGGGTGCGCAGGGCGGTGAGCTGGGGATGGGCCTTGAAGTGCTGCACGGCGGCCTCGAGCGCGCGCCGGCCCAGGGTGGCGTGCAGCGCGGCCACGTCCGCGCCATACAGGGCCTCGATGATGCGGCGCTCGGCGAAGACGGTGAAGCCCTCGTTGAGCCAGAAGTGCTCGGCCGTGGCGTTGGTGACGAGGTTGCCCGTCCACGAGTGCGCCAGCTCGTGCGCCACCACGCTCACCAGGCTCTTGTCCCCGGCCAGCAGCGTGGGCGTGAGGAAGGTGAGGCGCGGGTTCTCCATGCCGCCGTAGGGGAACGAGGGCGGCATGGTGAGCAGATCGAAGCGCTCCCAGTCATAGGGTCCGAAGAGCGACTCGGCCGCGCGCAGCATGGCGTCCACGTCGGAGAACTCCGCGGCGGCCCGCTCCAACACCTCCGGCTCGGCCCACACGCGCGAGCGCGGCCCCAGCTCCTTCGACGCCAGGTTGCCCACGGCGAAGGCCAGCAGGTAGGGCGGAATGGGCTGGGGCATCTCGTAGCGCTCCACGGCCACGTCCCCCCGCTCGTCGCGGCCGAGGAAACCCGCGGCCATCACCCCCCGGAGCTCCCGGGGTACGGTGAGCTCCGCCTCGTAGCGGATGCGCAGGCGGGGCGTGTCCTGGAGCGGCACCACGGCGCGCGCGTGGATGGCCTGGCACTGGCTGAAGAGATAGGGCGCCTTGCCACCGGCCGTCTGCGCGGGCGTGAGCCATTGCAGGGCGCTCGCCTGGGGCGATGTCCGGTAGTGCACCGTGAGTTGTTTCACTCCCGGACGCAGCTCCACCCGCAGGCGGCTGCCGAGGATGGGCTCGGGCGGCGACAGCAGGAAGCGCAGGGGCTGGCCCTCGCCATCCACCACCGCGTCCACCTCCAGATCCCTCGTGTCGAGATCCAAGGGTCCCGCGGACGCTTCCTTCAACGTGAGCGTGGCCTGGGCGTGCAGCCGGCGCTCGGTGAAGTCCACGCGCGCCTTCCAGGTGAGGCGCTCGGTCTCGGGTTGGGTGTCATCACTGTACGAGTGCGGATCGCGTCGGGCCATGGCGCGCACCTTACCCTCCATCGGGGCACAACTGGGGCGTCACGCGCGGATTGACTTTTGAATCAACCGGCGCGATGTCTCCCGCCACCCTTTTCAATCGGGAGCCTCATTCGATGACGACGCGGATCCGCAAAGTGGCAGTGTTGGGCGCGGGCGTGATGGGCAGTGGCATCGCCGCGCACCTGGCCAACTCGGGCGTTCGTGCGCTCCTCCTGGACATCGTGCCGCCCAAGGCGGCGCCCGGTGAGGACACGGCCAGCAAGGCCTTTCGCAACAAGTTCGTGCTCGGCGCCCTGGCCAACCTGCGCAAGCAGAAGCCCAGCCCCATCACCTCCGAGGCGTCCCTGGGCGCCATCGAGATTGGCAACCTCGAGGACGACATCGCCCGCATTGGCGAGTGTGACTGGGTCGTCGAGGTGGTGAAGGAGGACCTGGCCGTCAAGCAGGCCCTGTTCGCCAAGGTGGAGCCGCACCTGCGCGCGGACGCCATCGTCAGCTCCAACACCTCGGGTCTGTCCATCCAGGGCATGCTGGAGGGCCGCGGCGCCGCGTTCCGCCAGCGCTTCCTGGTGACCCACTTTTTCAACCCCGTGCGCTACATGCGCCTGCTGGAGCTTGTGGCCGGTCCGGAGACGGCGCCCGAGGTGGTCCAGACGATCGCCCGCTTTGGCGAGGAAGTGCTCGGCAAGGGAATCGTCCACGGCAAGGACACCACCAACTTCATCGCCAACCGCATCGGCACCTACGGGATGATGCGCATCCTCCAGGACATGCAGAAGGCGGAGCTGTCCATCGAGGAGGTGGACAAGATCTTCGGCCCCGCCATGGGCCGCCCCAAGTCCGCCGTGTTCCGCACCGCGGACATCGTGGGCCTGGACACGTTCAGCCACGTGGCCAAGAACTGTTACGACACGCTCTCCCATGACGAGGAGCGCGACGTGTTCGCCGCCCCCGACTTCCTCAAGAAGATGGTGGAGAAGGGGCTCCTGGGCGACAAGAGCGGCGGTGGCTTCTACAAGAAGGACCGCGCCTCGGGCGGCAAGGACATCCTGGCGCTGGACCTGAAGACGCTCGAGTACCGGCAGCAGGCCAAGGTCCGCTACGAGTCGCTGGGCGCCGCCAAGGACGTGGAGAACGTGCGCGAGCGCGTGGCCACGGTGATGCGCGGCCAGGACAAGGCGGCGAAGTTCGCCGAGCGCGCCACGCTCGACTCGCTCGCCTACGCGAGCCGCCGCATTCCGGAGATCGCCGACGACGTGGTCAACGTGGACCGCGCCATGC from Melittangium boletus DSM 14713 includes the following:
- a CDS encoding M1 family metallopeptidase codes for the protein MARRDPHSYSDDTQPETERLTWKARVDFTERRLHAQATLTLKEASAGPLDLDTRDLEVDAVVDGEGQPLRFLLSPPEPILGSRLRVELRPGVKQLTVHYRTSPQASALQWLTPAQTAGGKAPYLFSQCQAIHARAVVPLQDTPRLRIRYEAELTVPRELRGVMAAGFLGRDERGDVAVERYEMPQPIPPYLLAFAVGNLASKELGPRSRVWAEPEVLERAAAEFSDVDAMLRAAESLFGPYDWERFDLLTMPPSFPYGGMENPRLTFLTPTLLAGDKSLVSVVAHELAHSWTGNLVTNATAEHFWLNEGFTVFAERRIIEALYGADVAALHATLGRRALEAAVQHFKAHPQLTALRTHLTGVDPDEAFSQVPYEKGYLLLRALEDAVGRSAFDTFLRAYLDAHRFQALTTEEFTDFVEKHLPGALQKVDADAYLHQPGIPGGAPGAHSERLERMTRLKGQVPSAEDVKDWTPAEWQLFIEWLPHTTSREVLRQFDERFHLTDSRNTEVLASWLTVAIKAGWEPALGRTDTFLGEVGRMKYLKPLYGALVSSAEGKARAKQLFQRYAERYHPIAQAAVEGILQRA